From a region of the Podarcis muralis chromosome 16, rPodMur119.hap1.1, whole genome shotgun sequence genome:
- the LOC114586411 gene encoding uncharacterized protein LOC114586411 isoform X2 codes for MEDVVVHPDAAPITNIFAPRLGLEGIGGQQHIWRVTFGGGVFPHHPCSAVQKRNSPAMVKIFVGGLSPVVTAEELRKLFEQYGQVNECDILKNFAFVHMEKEDEAHQAISALHKSEFYGAHLTVEYATSKIRNATKIYVGNVSAKATTSQIRQLFERFGKVVECDIVKNYAFVHMAKEREAMDAILNLNDTPLEDQKIFVTLSKSNSSLRAAKGAAAAAAVPTPPPPSPSYYLSRGRMPPPPPAYTPYCPRAWYDREYCDRYSYELYDRARAAYDRALPPPPAAYRERSPVGRRTAASTAVVAQYADPYAAAAAAAAAAAATAAANQTYNPAYNQPGYAAAAAAAATYSQYSIGTAYNVAEYYERYASAYAAQYAQTF; via the exons ATGGAGGACGTTGTGGTCCATCCAGATGCGGCTCCCATCACCAACATCTTTGCACCCCGGTTGGGGCTGGAGGGCATTGGAGGCCAGcagcacatctggagggtgacatTTGGGGGCGGGGTCtttccccatcatccctgctctGCTGttcagaag CGCAATTCACCCGCCATGGTGAAGATCTTTGTGGGGGGCCTGTCTCCCGTGGTGACGGCCGAGGAGCTGAGGAAGCTCTTTGAGCAGTACGGGCAGGTGAACGAGTGCGACATCCTCAAGAACTTTGCCTTTGTGCACATGGAGAAGGAGGACGAGGCCCACCAGGCCATCAGCGCCCTGCACAAGAGCGAGTTCTACGGGGCCCACCTGACGGTGGAATACGCCACCTCCAAGATCCGAAACGCCACCAAGATCTATGTGGGGAACGTCTCCGCTAAGGCCACCACCTCCCAGATCCGCCAGCTCTTTGAGAGGTTCGGCAAAGTGGTGGAGTGCGACATCGTCAAGAACTACGCCTTCGTCCACATGGCCAAGGAGAGGGAGGCCATGGATGCCATCTTGAACCTCAACGACACACCTCTGGAGGACCAGAAAATCTTCGTCACCCTTTCCAAGAGCAACAGCTCCCTGCGGGCCGCCaagggggcggcagcagcagcagcagtgcccaCCCCGCCTCCCCCGTCCCCAAGCTACTACTTGTCTAGGGGGCGGATGCCACCCCCGCCCCCGGCCTACACCCCCTACTGCCCCCGGGCCTGGTACGACAGGGAGTACTGCGACCGCTACTCGTACGAGCTCTACGACCGGGCCCGGGCCGCCTACGACCGggccttgccccctccccctgccgcCTATAGGGAAAGGAGCCCCGTGGGCAGGCGGACAGCTGCCTCCACCGCCGTCGTGGCCCAGTACGCCGACCCCTACGCAGCCGCCGCTGCTGcggctgccgccgctgccgccaccgccgccgccaaCCAGACCTACAACCCGGCCTACAACCAGCCAGGGTACgcagccgctgctgccgctgccgccacatACTCCCAGTACAGCATAGGAACCGCCTACAACGTGGCGGAGTACTACGAGAGGTACGCCAGCGCATACGCCGCCCAGTATGCGCAGACCTTCTGA
- the LOC144325759 gene encoding uncharacterized protein LOC144325759 isoform X1, with protein sequence MSPTRLANGAGASVTSQTRARLAPGTPPPFVFTMHSLLWVLWLCQGSSAVRRAAVEEQKEAVSPGAWDSLAFGSVVVLVLVLGAKWLHTKPKAEDAGEEAQLAHEQDLERHLLHAFFQMEMELVKLVTLVRNHKAALTLRHRGCRAPECQLARESAKAFNLVVFDIEEED encoded by the exons ATGTCACCCACGCGACTGGCCAATGGGGCTGGCGCATCTGTGACATCACAGACCAGGGCCCGCTTGGCCCCAGGGACTCCGCCACCATTTGTATTCACCATGCACAGCCTGCTGTGGGTGTTGTGGCTCTGCCAGGGAAGCTCTGCCGTACGCCGTGCTGCGGTGGAAGAGCAGAAGGAAGCCGTCTCCCCCGGGGCTTGGGACAGCTTGGCATTTGGCTCCGTTGTGGTTCTGGTGCTGGTCCTGGGAGCGAAATGGCTGCACACGAAGCCCAAGGCAGAAGATGCAGGg GAAGAAGCCCAGCTGGCCCACGAACAGGATCTGGAGCGGCACCTCTTGCACGCCTTCTTCCAGATGGAGATGGAGCTCGTGAAGCTGGTGACGCTTGTGCGGAACCACAAGGCCGCCCTCACCCTGCGCCACCGCGGCTGCCGGGCACCCGAGTGCCAGCTGGCCAGGGAAAGCGCCAAGGCCTTCAACTTGGTGGTGTTTGACATCGAAGAGGAGGACTGA
- the LOC114586411 gene encoding uncharacterized protein LOC114586411 isoform X1 — protein MEDVVVHPDAAPITNIFAPRLGLEGIGGQQHIWRVTFGGGVFPHHPCSAVQKRNSPAMVKIFVGGLSPVVTAEELRKLFEQYGQVNECDILKNFAFVHMEKEDEAHQAISALHKSEFYGAHLTVEYATSKIRNATKIYVGNVSAKATTSQIRQLFERFGKVVECDIVKNYAFVHMAKEREAMDAILNLNDTPLEDQKIFVTLSKSNSSLRAAKGAAAAAAVPTPPPPSPSYYLSRGRMPPPPPAYTPYCPRAWYDREYCDRYSYELYDRARAAYDRALPPPPAAYRERSPVGRRTAASTAVVAQYADPYAAAAAAAAAAAATAAANQTYNPAYNQPGYAAAAAAAATYSQYSIGTAYNVAEYYERSLCRHRHRSVCEARC, from the exons ATGGAGGACGTTGTGGTCCATCCAGATGCGGCTCCCATCACCAACATCTTTGCACCCCGGTTGGGGCTGGAGGGCATTGGAGGCCAGcagcacatctggagggtgacatTTGGGGGCGGGGTCtttccccatcatccctgctctGCTGttcagaag CGCAATTCACCCGCCATGGTGAAGATCTTTGTGGGGGGCCTGTCTCCCGTGGTGACGGCCGAGGAGCTGAGGAAGCTCTTTGAGCAGTACGGGCAGGTGAACGAGTGCGACATCCTCAAGAACTTTGCCTTTGTGCACATGGAGAAGGAGGACGAGGCCCACCAGGCCATCAGCGCCCTGCACAAGAGCGAGTTCTACGGGGCCCACCTGACGGTGGAATACGCCACCTCCAAGATCCGAAACGCCACCAAGATCTATGTGGGGAACGTCTCCGCTAAGGCCACCACCTCCCAGATCCGCCAGCTCTTTGAGAGGTTCGGCAAAGTGGTGGAGTGCGACATCGTCAAGAACTACGCCTTCGTCCACATGGCCAAGGAGAGGGAGGCCATGGATGCCATCTTGAACCTCAACGACACACCTCTGGAGGACCAGAAAATCTTCGTCACCCTTTCCAAGAGCAACAGCTCCCTGCGGGCCGCCaagggggcggcagcagcagcagcagtgcccaCCCCGCCTCCCCCGTCCCCAAGCTACTACTTGTCTAGGGGGCGGATGCCACCCCCGCCCCCGGCCTACACCCCCTACTGCCCCCGGGCCTGGTACGACAGGGAGTACTGCGACCGCTACTCGTACGAGCTCTACGACCGGGCCCGGGCCGCCTACGACCGggccttgccccctccccctgccgcCTATAGGGAAAGGAGCCCCGTGGGCAGGCGGACAGCTGCCTCCACCGCCGTCGTGGCCCAGTACGCCGACCCCTACGCAGCCGCCGCTGCTGcggctgccgccgctgccgccaccgccgccgccaaCCAGACCTACAACCCGGCCTACAACCAGCCAGGGTACgcagccgctgctgccgctgccgccacatACTCCCAGTACAGCATAGGAACCGCCTACAACGTGGCGGAGTACTACGAGAG ATCTCTTTGCAGGCATCGCCACCGCAGTGTCTGTGAGGCCCGTTGCTGA
- the LOC114586411 gene encoding uncharacterized protein LOC114586411 isoform X4: MVKIFVGGLSPVVTAEELRKLFEQYGQVNECDILKNFAFVHMEKEDEAHQAISALHKSEFYGAHLTVEYATSKIRNATKIYVGNVSAKATTSQIRQLFERFGKVVECDIVKNYAFVHMAKEREAMDAILNLNDTPLEDQKIFVTLSKSNSSLRAAKGAAAAAAVPTPPPPSPSYYLSRGRMPPPPPAYTPYCPRAWYDREYCDRYSYELYDRARAAYDRALPPPPAAYRERSPVGRRTAASTAVVAQYADPYAAAAAAAAAAAATAAANQTYNPAYNQPGYAAAAAAAATYSQYSIGTAYNVAEYYERSLCRHRHRSVCEARC; encoded by the exons ATGGTGAAGATCTTTGTGGGGGGCCTGTCTCCCGTGGTGACGGCCGAGGAGCTGAGGAAGCTCTTTGAGCAGTACGGGCAGGTGAACGAGTGCGACATCCTCAAGAACTTTGCCTTTGTGCACATGGAGAAGGAGGACGAGGCCCACCAGGCCATCAGCGCCCTGCACAAGAGCGAGTTCTACGGGGCCCACCTGACGGTGGAATACGCCACCTCCAAGATCCGAAACGCCACCAAGATCTATGTGGGGAACGTCTCCGCTAAGGCCACCACCTCCCAGATCCGCCAGCTCTTTGAGAGGTTCGGCAAAGTGGTGGAGTGCGACATCGTCAAGAACTACGCCTTCGTCCACATGGCCAAGGAGAGGGAGGCCATGGATGCCATCTTGAACCTCAACGACACACCTCTGGAGGACCAGAAAATCTTCGTCACCCTTTCCAAGAGCAACAGCTCCCTGCGGGCCGCCaagggggcggcagcagcagcagcagtgcccaCCCCGCCTCCCCCGTCCCCAAGCTACTACTTGTCTAGGGGGCGGATGCCACCCCCGCCCCCGGCCTACACCCCCTACTGCCCCCGGGCCTGGTACGACAGGGAGTACTGCGACCGCTACTCGTACGAGCTCTACGACCGGGCCCGGGCCGCCTACGACCGggccttgccccctccccctgccgcCTATAGGGAAAGGAGCCCCGTGGGCAGGCGGACAGCTGCCTCCACCGCCGTCGTGGCCCAGTACGCCGACCCCTACGCAGCCGCCGCTGCTGcggctgccgccgctgccgccaccgccgccgccaaCCAGACCTACAACCCGGCCTACAACCAGCCAGGGTACgcagccgctgctgccgctgccgccacatACTCCCAGTACAGCATAGGAACCGCCTACAACGTGGCGGAGTACTACGAGAG ATCTCTTTGCAGGCATCGCCACCGCAGTGTCTGTGAGGCCCGTTGCTGA
- the LOC114586411 gene encoding uncharacterized protein LOC114586411 isoform X3: protein MEDVVVHPDAAPITNIFAPRLGLEGIGGQQHIWRVTFGGGVFPHHPCSAVQKRNSPAMVKIFVGGLSPVVTAEELRKLFEQYGQVNECDILKNFAFVHMEKEDEAHQAISALHKSEFYGAHLTVEYATSKIRNATKIYVGNVSAKATTSQIRQLFERFGKVVECDIVKNYAFVHMAKEREAMDAILNLNDTPLEDQKIFVTLSKSNSSLRAAKGAAAAAAVPTPPPPSPSYYLSRGRMPPPPPAYTPYCPRAWYDREYCDRYSYELYDRARAAYDRALPPPPAAYRERSPVGRRTAASTAVVAQYADPYAAAAAAAAAAAATAAANQTYNPAYNQPGYAAAAAAAATYSQYSIGTAYNVAEYYERHRHRSVCEARC, encoded by the exons ATGGAGGACGTTGTGGTCCATCCAGATGCGGCTCCCATCACCAACATCTTTGCACCCCGGTTGGGGCTGGAGGGCATTGGAGGCCAGcagcacatctggagggtgacatTTGGGGGCGGGGTCtttccccatcatccctgctctGCTGttcagaag CGCAATTCACCCGCCATGGTGAAGATCTTTGTGGGGGGCCTGTCTCCCGTGGTGACGGCCGAGGAGCTGAGGAAGCTCTTTGAGCAGTACGGGCAGGTGAACGAGTGCGACATCCTCAAGAACTTTGCCTTTGTGCACATGGAGAAGGAGGACGAGGCCCACCAGGCCATCAGCGCCCTGCACAAGAGCGAGTTCTACGGGGCCCACCTGACGGTGGAATACGCCACCTCCAAGATCCGAAACGCCACCAAGATCTATGTGGGGAACGTCTCCGCTAAGGCCACCACCTCCCAGATCCGCCAGCTCTTTGAGAGGTTCGGCAAAGTGGTGGAGTGCGACATCGTCAAGAACTACGCCTTCGTCCACATGGCCAAGGAGAGGGAGGCCATGGATGCCATCTTGAACCTCAACGACACACCTCTGGAGGACCAGAAAATCTTCGTCACCCTTTCCAAGAGCAACAGCTCCCTGCGGGCCGCCaagggggcggcagcagcagcagcagtgcccaCCCCGCCTCCCCCGTCCCCAAGCTACTACTTGTCTAGGGGGCGGATGCCACCCCCGCCCCCGGCCTACACCCCCTACTGCCCCCGGGCCTGGTACGACAGGGAGTACTGCGACCGCTACTCGTACGAGCTCTACGACCGGGCCCGGGCCGCCTACGACCGggccttgccccctccccctgccgcCTATAGGGAAAGGAGCCCCGTGGGCAGGCGGACAGCTGCCTCCACCGCCGTCGTGGCCCAGTACGCCGACCCCTACGCAGCCGCCGCTGCTGcggctgccgccgctgccgccaccgccgccgccaaCCAGACCTACAACCCGGCCTACAACCAGCCAGGGTACgcagccgctgctgccgctgccgccacatACTCCCAGTACAGCATAGGAACCGCCTACAACGTGGCGGAGTACTACGAGAG GCATCGCCACCGCAGTGTCTGTGAGGCCCGTTGCTGA
- the LOC144325759 gene encoding uncharacterized protein LOC144325759 isoform X2, producing MVRLRGRQEMAMDVVLAGWICCLLGWLAPAWALSNQDNSLSEDQENYQVHGQILLWLLSLACFYSLVWLLGGFSMEQCPVAQRDTEVTDCRMPPPHTPCGPRRGCSVRSGLKSLGYMEQELVSLMYRLRKLKMALATGWLTANRQRRSTQADLPDDFVIYAVQDET from the exons ATGGTAAGGCTCAGAGGAAGGCAGGAAATGGCCATGGATGTTGTCCTGGCTGGGTGGATCTGCTGCTTGCTAGGGTGGCTGGCCCCCGCCTGGGCCCTGAGCAACCAGGACAACAGCCTCTCGGAGGACCAGGAGAACTACCAGGTGCATGGGCAGATTCTGCTGTGGCTCCTCAGCCTGGCGTGTTTCTACAGCCTGGTCTGGCTCCTGGGAGGTTTCTCCATGGAGCAGTGCCCAGTGGCTCAGCGGGACACGGAG GTCACGGACTGCCGCATGCCCCCACCGCACACGCCTTGTGGGCCCCGGCGCGGCTGCTCTGTCCGGTCTGGCCTGAAGTCGCTGGGGTACATGGAGCAGGAGCTGGTGAGCTTGATGTACAGGCTGCGCAAGCTCAAGATGGCCCTGGCCACGGGCTGGCTCACCGCGAACAGGCAGAGGAGGAGCACCCAGGCTGACCTTCCCGATGACTTTGTGATCTACGCAGTCCAGGACGAGACATAG